A genomic stretch from Leptospira licerasiae serovar Varillal str. VAR 010 includes:
- a CDS encoding ammonium transporter, whose product MRILILLTLAFASSGIWADDAAPATAESALSAVATLRDETNWLWTCIAGFLVFFMQAGFALVEAGFTRAKNTVNILMKNFMDFSLGSLAFWLIGFSIMFGPQIISGVGFGSISLADSLLIVDGKPDPGKFTFFIFQLVFAGTAATIVSGAMAERTKFVDYVIFSVLITAFVYPIFGSLAWSNLFNPDNKGYLVEAGFIDFAGSTVVHSVGGWAGLAGTIVLGPRIGKYQDGKVLPILGHNMTIAALGVFILWLGWFGFNPGSTTSVGGGTFAIIAVTTNFAAAAGAVSSMIVTWILFKKPDIGLTLNGALAGLVAITAPCANVSISSAIIIGLVAGVLVVFSVLFFDKIKVDDPVGAVSVHGVCGAWGTIAAGLFAEQAFGGVNGLFFGGGIDQLLVQLQGVGIGFVWAFGASLVIFLGLRFTIGLRVSEDEEIQGLDILEHGNEAYPISK is encoded by the coding sequence ATGCGCATATTGATATTACTTACGCTCGCCTTTGCCTCGAGCGGAATTTGGGCCGATGATGCCGCACCCGCGACCGCAGAATCCGCGTTAAGCGCAGTCGCAACTTTAAGAGATGAAACGAACTGGTTATGGACCTGTATCGCGGGCTTTTTGGTATTTTTTATGCAAGCAGGTTTCGCTTTGGTCGAAGCCGGATTTACCAGAGCGAAAAATACAGTAAACATTCTCATGAAGAACTTTATGGACTTCTCCTTGGGCTCTTTGGCTTTCTGGCTAATCGGATTTTCAATCATGTTCGGACCACAGATTATTAGTGGTGTCGGATTTGGTTCCATATCTTTGGCGGACAGTCTTTTGATCGTGGACGGAAAGCCCGACCCAGGAAAGTTTACATTCTTCATATTCCAGTTGGTGTTCGCAGGAACTGCAGCGACCATCGTTTCTGGAGCTATGGCGGAAAGGACTAAGTTCGTGGATTACGTAATCTTCTCCGTATTGATCACTGCTTTTGTATATCCGATTTTCGGTTCCTTAGCATGGTCCAATTTATTTAACCCGGATAACAAAGGTTATTTGGTAGAAGCGGGATTTATAGATTTTGCAGGTTCCACTGTGGTCCACTCAGTAGGTGGATGGGCAGGACTTGCCGGAACCATAGTGCTCGGGCCTCGTATCGGAAAATACCAGGACGGGAAAGTTCTTCCTATCTTAGGTCATAACATGACGATCGCCGCTCTTGGGGTCTTTATCCTTTGGTTGGGCTGGTTCGGATTTAACCCGGGATCCACTACTTCAGTAGGTGGAGGAACCTTCGCGATTATCGCAGTTACGACTAACTTTGCGGCTGCTGCCGGTGCCGTTTCTTCCATGATAGTGACCTGGATACTTTTCAAAAAGCCGGATATAGGTCTGACTTTGAACGGTGCCTTGGCTGGACTTGTGGCGATCACTGCTCCTTGCGCGAACGTAAGCATTAGTTCTGCGATCATCATCGGTCTTGTAGCCGGTGTGCTTGTAGTATTCAGCGTTTTATTCTTTGATAAGATCAAAGTTGACGATCCTGTGGGAGCGGTTTCCGTTCACGGAGTTTGCGGCGCTTGGGGAACTATAGCTGCGGGTTTATTTGCAGAGCAGGCTTTTGGCGGAGTAAACGGCTTATTCTTCGGAGGCGGGATCGACCAATTGTTGGTTCAGCTACAAGGTGTAGGGATCGGATTTGTTTGGGCATTCGGAGCAAGTTTAGTAATCTTCTTAGGACTCAGATTCACCATCGGTCTAAGAGTTTCCGAAGACGAAGAGATCCAAGGTCTGGATATTCTGGAGCACGGAAACGAAGCGTATCCAATTTCCAAATAA
- a CDS encoding LIC11874 family lipoprotein, with product MRSGFSIRFLQKSLLLLCFLFFGCFEYEETLTINSNLSGTLEISYVVPTKRKSEESLIKFLPTRKEEIQNRLNKGFFSKSLVLKDYTFQKLESSEAEPGAFREKAKVTYKVDFTDISQLENVLLGNVQIKKEKANTIYIKREFPSISKSLESMQMDGEKKVLSETLRLIRGNALNFKVNFPITSVCYTNRGEQSLGRLSYRLPLADTVEKSGNKSWDYRITFVY from the coding sequence ATGCGTTCGGGTTTTTCCATCCGCTTTCTCCAAAAATCGCTTTTATTACTTTGTTTTCTTTTTTTCGGATGCTTCGAATACGAAGAAACTTTGACAATCAATTCCAACCTAAGCGGCACTTTAGAAATTTCCTATGTGGTTCCCACCAAACGTAAGTCGGAAGAATCGCTGATCAAATTCCTTCCCACCAGAAAAGAAGAGATCCAGAATAGATTGAACAAAGGATTTTTCTCCAAAAGTCTCGTACTAAAAGATTATACTTTTCAAAAATTAGAAAGTTCGGAAGCGGAACCGGGTGCATTCCGTGAAAAAGCAAAGGTTACCTACAAAGTAGACTTCACCGATATTTCTCAATTGGAGAATGTACTTCTCGGAAATGTTCAGATCAAAAAAGAGAAGGCGAATACGATCTATATCAAAAGGGAATTTCCTTCCATCAGTAAATCTCTAGAGTCCATGCAGATGGACGGAGAGAAAAAAGTCTTAAGCGAAACTCTAAGATTGATCCGTGGAAATGCGCTTAACTTCAAAGTGAATTTTCCGATCACTTCTGTTTGTTATACGAATCGGGGAGAACAAAGTTTGGGAAGACTATCCTACAGATTGCCTCTTGCTGACACTGTGGAGAAGTCGGGGAACAAGTCCTGGGATTACAGGATTACATTCGTCTACTAA
- a CDS encoding menaquinone biosynthetic enzyme MqnA/MqnD family protein has product MRIGIVKHLNARPLTWGFEQNSEHNVVPENPSLLKDYLLRGLVDVGLISSIECLRNSDVLSVSMKVGVCASSQVRSIKFFKNKKEAYPPYRILTDNGSRTSMALVRVLVHNDSGKLPEVAPTDPKIIKEEISIGRGSHMLFGDNALFAEWDPDVYEVKDLAEWWYETTGTSFIFALWASKKPLELPDSFYEDSLKYGLAHIEEIIQKESRLPSDLVRTYLTQELHYEITESDRKGFELFGKYCSELGIL; this is encoded by the coding sequence GTGAGAATTGGAATCGTCAAACACCTGAACGCCCGTCCCCTAACCTGGGGATTCGAGCAGAATTCAGAGCATAATGTCGTCCCAGAAAATCCTTCCCTCCTAAAGGACTATCTATTACGGGGCCTGGTAGACGTAGGGTTAATATCCTCCATCGAATGCCTTAGAAACTCGGACGTACTCTCCGTATCCATGAAAGTCGGGGTCTGCGCCTCTTCGCAGGTCCGTTCCATTAAGTTTTTCAAAAATAAGAAGGAAGCCTACCCTCCTTACAGAATCCTCACGGACAACGGTTCCAGGACCAGCATGGCCTTGGTCAGAGTATTAGTACATAACGATTCCGGAAAATTACCGGAAGTAGCTCCCACGGACCCTAAGATCATAAAGGAAGAAATTTCCATTGGACGAGGTTCCCATATGCTTTTCGGGGACAACGCGTTATTCGCCGAATGGGATCCGGATGTTTATGAAGTAAAAGACCTGGCGGAATGGTGGTATGAAACCACTGGGACCTCGTTCATATTCGCACTTTGGGCATCAAAAAAGCCTTTGGAATTACCGGATAGTTTCTATGAGGATTCCTTAAAATACGGGCTCGCACATATCGAAGAGATCATCCAAAAAGAATCCAGACTGCCTTCCGACCTAGTCAGAACCTATCTCACCCAAGAACTACATTACGAAATCACAGAAAGCGATCGAAAAGGTTTTGAACTCTTCGGGAAGTATTGCAGCGAGTTAGGGATTTTGTAA
- a CDS encoding STAS domain-containing protein: MLIKVDYEILNGDHEALRAYLNSHIEGNPASVILDLNEVQVLTSVALGTLVAFANRLRGQGVLLETINVSPKLLEIIKLVSLDQALGIR; the protein is encoded by the coding sequence ATGCTGATCAAAGTAGATTATGAGATCCTAAATGGTGATCATGAGGCTTTGCGTGCCTATTTGAATTCTCATATAGAAGGGAATCCTGCTTCCGTAATTTTAGATCTGAATGAGGTCCAAGTGCTCACCTCAGTCGCTTTAGGGACGCTGGTCGCCTTTGCAAATCGTCTCCGGGGCCAGGGAGTTTTATTGGAAACGATCAATGTCAGCCCTAAATTATTGGAAATTATTAAGTTAGTCTCTTTGGACCAGGCATTGGGTATTCGTTGA
- a CDS encoding CheR family methyltransferase, translating into MDDSFSSFSQITDEEFKFIKDLMYKETGIFLADHKKIMVQSRLNSRARMHKMQNVSEYIRGLQADRKFFQSELTELINRITTNKTDFFRENHHFEFLKETFFPSVEEKALKSGKKQLRIWSSACSTGEEPYTIAITCAEYFMHKPGWDIKIFASDIDTNVVQTAQEGIYKADRLEPVSEAIKKRYFLKVKDLSGKNQDTYQVKPEIKSMIEFHKINLLETPYPIREKVDCIFCRNVIIYFDKPTQKKIFENFEHVLKDRGLLVIGHSETLFGISEAYKFLGHTVYQKKPKI; encoded by the coding sequence ATGGATGATAGTTTTTCCAGTTTCTCACAGATCACAGACGAAGAGTTCAAATTCATCAAGGATTTGATGTATAAGGAAACCGGAATATTCCTGGCGGATCATAAAAAGATAATGGTCCAGTCCAGGTTGAATTCTAGGGCCAGGATGCATAAGATGCAGAATGTTTCGGAATATATCCGAGGTCTGCAAGCCGACCGTAAGTTCTTTCAGAGTGAACTTACCGAACTTATCAATCGTATCACTACCAACAAAACCGATTTTTTCAGAGAAAATCATCATTTCGAATTTTTAAAGGAGACCTTCTTCCCTTCGGTAGAGGAGAAGGCTTTGAAGTCGGGGAAAAAGCAGCTTCGTATCTGGTCCAGTGCTTGTTCAACTGGCGAAGAACCCTATACGATCGCCATCACTTGTGCGGAATATTTTATGCACAAGCCTGGTTGGGATATTAAAATTTTTGCATCCGATATCGATACGAATGTGGTCCAGACAGCTCAGGAAGGTATTTACAAAGCGGATCGCTTGGAACCGGTGAGCGAGGCGATTAAGAAAAGATATTTTTTAAAAGTAAAAGATCTTTCAGGTAAAAACCAGGATACCTATCAGGTAAAACCCGAGATCAAATCTATGATCGAATTCCATAAGATAAATCTTTTGGAGACTCCGTATCCGATACGAGAGAAGGTGGATTGTATCTTTTGTAGGAATGTGATCATATACTTCGATAAACCAACTCAAAAGAAAATTTTCGAGAATTTTGAACATGTGCTAAAGGATAGGGGTCTTTTGGTGATAGGACATTCTGAAACTCTTTTTGGGATTTCGGAAGCGTATAAGTTCTTAGGCCATACTGTGTATCAGAAAAAACCTAAAATTTAA
- a CDS encoding rhodanese-like domain-containing protein, whose protein sequence is MFRAFYIFIIFAFFSFSSCKNKEDKELAEWVGKGALVVDVRTPEEYEKRHFPGAVNIPVDSLPMRVDELGPKDKQIILYCQSGRRSLKAKTFLEEEGFSKIRDAGRIDRLFSAVSE, encoded by the coding sequence ATGTTTAGAGCATTTTATATTTTTATAATATTTGCTTTTTTTTCTTTTTCTTCCTGCAAGAACAAAGAAGATAAAGAGCTCGCAGAATGGGTGGGAAAGGGCGCGCTCGTCGTGGATGTTAGAACTCCTGAAGAATATGAAAAACGTCATTTCCCGGGAGCGGTCAATATACCTGTCGATAGTTTGCCTATGAGGGTGGACGAGTTAGGCCCCAAGGACAAACAAATCATTCTGTATTGCCAATCGGGTCGGCGCAGCCTGAAAGCGAAAACTTTCTTAGAAGAAGAAGGTTTTTCTAAAATTAGAGATGCAGGGAGAATAGACCGTCTATTCTCCGCTGTTTCCGAGTGA
- a CDS encoding methyl-accepting chemotaxis protein — protein sequence MQRNSLKIIILAVSTVTIVLLTVGISSFAYFTAKKYVEEAYIDEMKKISRLAGKHIKFFFDQQTTLAEFVNSNTPFIKATIAKDKGSLNPTLTNVFEKYDTYENVFLSTPEENPLVFADATGKAINFRWGGTGFDSNIKSALEGKNLLSKVNRSPVTGEAVAVLTVPTKDANKVVGILGFAISLSKMTETIVNGITIGSDGYIAITDMDGVVVGHPDKSLILKLDLSKTDWGKKLMTLPSEQHMEYFFKKDKIATVYDVPEYGLRVSAVVSKDELAEVVHQMLFRIIAFALVFLIVSIFIIYKIVNVRLHPLQEARELFRSMSTGDLTASLKVYHEDEIGDLSKDTNSFLESLRTSVRDIQKISQELAASAEELSASSENFSNGAQSTAASTEEMSATVEEMSAGMDNISGSIYNQYKNISEFQIKITELSQSVNQIGNEVQATLNMAKSISHQAKKGEESLSGMNAMISNILKSSGEMTAIIGIINDISEQTQLLALNAAIEAARAGEAGKGFAVVAEEISKLSEKTASSIKSISAMITKNTGELDSGAKGIQASTEIIHAIIRNVDQVSDAMDRLYSITGSQTEINQAVTDNAGKVRTESEAVKLSTDEQKKAVSEISQVIMQINEHTINTASGAEQMSSSARNLSNTAEILKNISEKFKL from the coding sequence ATGCAAAGAAACAGTTTAAAGATCATCATTCTCGCGGTAAGTACCGTCACAATCGTTCTGCTTACGGTGGGGATCTCATCATTCGCGTACTTTACAGCAAAAAAATATGTGGAAGAAGCTTACATTGACGAGATGAAAAAGATCTCGAGACTTGCCGGAAAACATATTAAGTTTTTTTTCGATCAACAGACTACCTTGGCTGAGTTCGTAAATTCCAATACTCCATTCATCAAAGCGACTATTGCTAAAGATAAAGGCAGCCTGAATCCGACATTAACAAACGTATTCGAAAAATATGATACTTATGAAAACGTATTCTTATCCACCCCTGAGGAAAATCCTTTGGTCTTCGCGGATGCAACAGGAAAGGCAATCAATTTTCGTTGGGGAGGAACTGGCTTCGATTCAAATATTAAGTCTGCCTTAGAAGGGAAAAATCTTTTAAGCAAGGTAAACCGTTCTCCGGTCACTGGAGAGGCAGTTGCCGTCCTTACTGTGCCGACCAAAGACGCAAATAAAGTGGTAGGTATTCTAGGTTTTGCGATCTCTCTCAGCAAAATGACCGAGACCATAGTGAACGGAATCACGATCGGCTCCGACGGTTATATAGCGATCACAGATATGGACGGAGTAGTCGTTGGACACCCTGACAAATCTCTGATCCTAAAATTGGATCTAAGTAAAACGGATTGGGGGAAAAAGTTAATGACCCTTCCTTCCGAACAACATATGGAGTATTTTTTCAAAAAGGACAAAATCGCTACCGTTTATGATGTTCCGGAATACGGCCTTAGAGTTTCCGCAGTCGTATCAAAGGACGAACTCGCAGAAGTAGTCCACCAAATGTTATTTAGGATCATAGCATTTGCACTCGTCTTCTTAATCGTTTCCATATTCATTATCTATAAAATAGTGAATGTTCGCCTTCATCCTTTGCAAGAAGCAAGAGAATTGTTTCGCTCCATGTCTACGGGAGACCTAACAGCGAGCCTAAAAGTTTATCATGAAGATGAGATAGGAGATCTAAGTAAGGACACCAACTCTTTCTTAGAAAGTTTGAGAACTTCAGTAAGAGATATCCAAAAGATCTCCCAGGAACTTGCGGCTTCGGCCGAAGAATTATCCGCAAGTTCGGAAAACTTCTCCAATGGAGCTCAGTCCACTGCGGCCTCTACGGAAGAAATGTCCGCCACAGTGGAAGAAATGTCCGCTGGGATGGATAATATTTCCGGTTCCATTTACAACCAGTACAAGAATATCTCCGAATTTCAGATCAAGATCACAGAACTTTCTCAAAGTGTAAATCAGATCGGAAACGAGGTCCAAGCTACCTTGAACATGGCAAAGTCCATTTCTCACCAGGCTAAAAAAGGAGAAGAATCTCTTTCAGGGATGAACGCAATGATCTCGAATATTCTGAAATCTTCGGGAGAGATGACCGCAATCATCGGGATCATTAACGATATCTCAGAACAAACACAATTACTCGCATTAAACGCAGCGATAGAAGCTGCAAGAGCAGGAGAAGCGGGAAAGGGATTCGCAGTCGTTGCGGAAGAGATCTCCAAACTTTCGGAAAAGACAGCCTCTTCTATCAAATCCATCTCAGCGATGATCACCAAAAATACCGGAGAATTGGATAGCGGAGCCAAAGGGATACAAGCATCTACAGAGATCATTCATGCGATCATCCGGAATGTGGACCAGGTTTCAGACGCTATGGATAGATTGTATTCCATTACAGGGTCCCAAACTGAGATCAACCAGGCAGTGACAGATAACGCAGGAAAAGTAAGAACAGAATCGGAAGCTGTAAAACTATCGACCGATGAACAGAAAAAAGCTGTCTCCGAAATTTCTCAAGTGATCATGCAGATCAACGAACATACGATCAATACTGCCTCCGGAGCGGAACAAATGTCCTCTTCCGCCCGAAATCTCTCCAATACTGCGGAGATACTCAAAAATATCTCGGAAAAATTTAAACTATAA
- a CDS encoding methyl-accepting chemotaxis protein has product MQKSSLKFILLGAGVLILTVLALLISGNAYYFGQKKITENHLNQMQNVVAVVAQEFDAFLLSHTNVAKTLAADPRAIQTALTGKPIAGDFFKEVHQRYGIYENIFVMSLDGEKRILADSLDGKSLGYKAQGDELKENVAAVKEGKYYLGPPQKSPITGLPVAVISVPIRNGANIVGVLNIALSFEDVSEKVINKIRIGEQGYVSVMSQAGLVIAHPKKEMIMNLDVAKEPYGKKMLELKSGEIFEFSFRGSDRYSTVSRLDQWRMSVIAIQPKTEIREALVELLLSIGIISLSTVGISIFLLYILLKKRLDPLENASKLFQTMSKGDLTADIQVVYNDEIGAMSADLNSFIASLRSSLTDIQRIAMELASSAEELTVSSQSFATGAQSTAASSEQMSATVEEMSAGMENISSVTDRQYSNILEFHTKIKELSSGVRKIGSEIKNTLQIAESISQEAKKGESSLTGMSNMIENILKSSGEMKSIIGIINDISDQTQLLALNAAIEAARAGEAGKGFAVVAEEISKLSVKTASSIKSIGEMINKNNSELDEGAKGIRSSVEILHSIIKNVDSVGEAMNHLFEITSAQESVNRSVDEQSDRVGTEAEAVKLATDEQKRAVREIAQVITQINEHTLNTASGSEQMSSSAQNLATTAEVLKNITEKFKI; this is encoded by the coding sequence ATGCAAAAAAGCAGTTTAAAATTCATTCTTCTAGGCGCGGGCGTCCTTATTCTTACGGTATTAGCGTTATTGATCTCGGGCAACGCCTACTATTTCGGCCAAAAGAAGATCACAGAAAACCATTTAAACCAAATGCAGAATGTGGTAGCGGTGGTCGCTCAAGAGTTCGACGCATTCCTACTTTCTCATACAAATGTAGCTAAAACGTTAGCCGCAGATCCGAGGGCAATACAAACCGCACTTACCGGAAAACCGATTGCCGGAGATTTTTTTAAAGAAGTACACCAAAGATACGGGATCTACGAAAATATTTTCGTGATGAGCCTGGACGGAGAAAAAAGGATCTTAGCTGATAGTTTAGACGGAAAGTCCCTGGGTTACAAAGCCCAAGGGGACGAGTTAAAGGAAAATGTCGCCGCAGTAAAAGAGGGAAAATATTATTTAGGTCCGCCTCAAAAATCTCCTATTACGGGACTGCCTGTTGCAGTGATCTCTGTTCCGATCCGTAACGGTGCGAATATTGTCGGAGTCTTGAACATCGCCCTCTCTTTCGAAGATGTTTCCGAAAAAGTGATTAATAAGATCCGCATCGGGGAACAAGGTTATGTTTCCGTAATGAGCCAAGCTGGGCTCGTGATCGCCCACCCTAAAAAAGAGATGATCATGAACCTTGACGTGGCTAAAGAACCCTACGGCAAAAAAATGCTGGAATTAAAAAGTGGAGAGATTTTCGAATTTAGTTTCAGAGGATCGGATCGTTATTCCACGGTTTCAAGGCTTGACCAATGGAGAATGTCCGTAATCGCTATCCAACCTAAAACTGAGATCAGAGAAGCGTTGGTGGAACTACTTCTCTCTATCGGGATTATCAGCTTAAGCACCGTCGGGATTTCCATTTTCCTACTTTATATTCTTCTAAAGAAGAGGCTGGACCCCTTAGAGAACGCAAGTAAACTTTTCCAAACAATGTCCAAAGGCGACCTAACTGCGGACATTCAAGTCGTATACAACGACGAGATCGGCGCAATGAGTGCTGATCTTAATTCTTTTATTGCGAGCCTACGATCTTCTTTAACTGATATCCAACGGATCGCAATGGAGTTAGCTTCCTCTGCGGAAGAATTGACGGTTTCTTCTCAAAGCTTTGCGACCGGAGCCCAATCCACAGCAGCCTCTTCCGAACAGATGTCCGCCACCGTGGAAGAGATGTCCGCAGGTATGGAAAATATCTCCTCGGTCACCGATAGACAATATTCGAATATATTAGAATTTCATACTAAAATAAAGGAATTATCTTCCGGTGTCAGAAAGATAGGTTCAGAGATCAAAAACACCCTACAAATCGCAGAGTCCATCTCCCAAGAAGCAAAAAAAGGAGAAAGTTCGCTCACCGGAATGAGCAACATGATAGAAAATATCCTAAAATCCTCCGGCGAAATGAAATCTATCATCGGGATCATCAACGATATTTCCGATCAAACACAATTACTTGCATTAAACGCAGCGATAGAAGCGGCAAGAGCTGGAGAAGCGGGAAAAGGATTCGCAGTCGTTGCGGAAGAGATCTCCAAACTTTCCGTCAAAACTGCGTCTTCCATTAAATCAATCGGAGAAATGATCAATAAGAACAATTCCGAATTGGACGAAGGCGCTAAAGGAATTCGTTCTTCCGTAGAGATCCTACATAGCATTATCAAAAACGTAGACTCGGTTGGCGAAGCAATGAACCATCTATTCGAGATTACTTCTGCTCAAGAATCCGTGAACAGATCCGTGGATGAACAATCGGATCGAGTAGGAACGGAAGCTGAAGCAGTAAAACTTGCAACAGATGAACAAAAAAGAGCGGTCAGAGAGATCGCCCAAGTAATCACTCAGATCAACGAGCATACTTTAAATACCGCGTCAGGATCGGAGCAGATGTCCTCATCGGCTCAGAACCTTGCTACTACCGCGGAAGTACTGAAAAATATAACCGAAAAGTTCAAAATATAA
- the rsmH gene encoding 16S rRNA (cytosine(1402)-N(4))-methyltransferase RsmH, translating into MENELEPVHYSVLYREILSFFLSVFDKDRELLFLDGTAGEGGHSLLLLEQFPNSKLVLVDRDSVMLSRAKTRLSAYSSRIIPIEANFSDLDPEFLNGFGVSNPPDGILLDLGISTFHLLHAGRGFSFRENEPLDMRLSSSGGISAEDVINTYPEKALSKIFYEYGEERWTKKIVEAILERRRHSRIGYSGDLAQLVSRVIPRKFWPPGRHPATRVFQALRIEVNQELLHIEIGVKKLLDLVAKGGLLQVISFHSLEDRIVKNLFRDYARGGEAKLLTKKPVLPSEAETKENPASRSAKLRVILKSLPTDMEDEEEEDEEE; encoded by the coding sequence TTGGAAAACGAATTGGAACCTGTCCATTATTCGGTGCTCTATCGGGAGATTCTTTCCTTCTTCCTTTCCGTATTCGATAAGGACCGAGAACTCCTTTTTTTGGACGGAACGGCTGGAGAAGGAGGACATAGTCTTCTGCTCTTAGAACAGTTCCCGAATTCCAAATTGGTTTTGGTGGATCGGGATTCGGTCATGTTATCCAGGGCCAAAACAAGACTTTCCGCTTATTCTTCCAGAATCATTCCTATCGAAGCTAATTTTTCGGATCTAGATCCGGAGTTCTTAAACGGCTTCGGTGTTTCCAATCCGCCGGACGGTATCCTTTTGGATTTGGGAATTTCTACATTTCATCTATTACATGCAGGAAGAGGTTTTAGTTTCAGGGAAAATGAACCTCTAGATATGAGACTTTCATCTTCCGGCGGTATTTCTGCGGAAGATGTGATCAATACCTATCCAGAAAAAGCTTTGAGTAAAATTTTCTACGAGTATGGAGAAGAGCGTTGGACCAAGAAGATCGTAGAAGCGATCTTAGAAAGAAGGAGACATTCTCGGATCGGTTACTCCGGAGATCTTGCACAATTAGTTTCGAGAGTGATCCCCAGAAAGTTTTGGCCTCCCGGGAGACACCCCGCTACTAGAGTTTTCCAAGCTTTGAGAATAGAAGTGAATCAGGAACTTCTCCACATTGAAATAGGTGTCAAAAAACTTTTGGATCTGGTCGCAAAGGGCGGACTCTTACAAGTGATCTCTTTTCATTCTTTGGAAGATAGGATCGTTAAAAATTTATTCAGGGATTATGCAAGAGGTGGAGAAGCTAAACTTCTAACCAAAAAACCTGTCCTTCCCTCGGAAGCTGAGACAAAAGAAAATCCGGCCTCTCGTTCCGCAAAATTACGTGTCATCCTTAAATCGCTTCCTACCGATATGGAAGATGAAGAAGAGGAGGACGAAGAAGAATGA